In Besnoitia besnoiti strain Bb-Ger1 chromosome I, whole genome shotgun sequence, the genomic window CGTCTTGCTCTTCGTCGTTCGGGCCGTCGCAGCACAGCGTGCTGATGAAAAGCACCATCGTGAAAAGCAGAAGGAGCATGAAGGCGCAGAATCCGAAAACGATGCGAATGAAGGCCGGCCAGGACTGCGAGGCGTCTCGATGCAGCTCGCGGAACCACACTTTCAGTCGCCTCCACACCTTAAGGCCCGCGCGAAACACGGGCGGCctcgcttcgtcctccgcggcgccctcgactTGCGGCGTCAGCTGCCCACTCTCCAGCAGGCTGAGACCCAGAAAAAGCGAATCTAGAGTCAGCCGCGCTTTGTCGCGATAGACGTAGGTGGTGaactcgccgctctcggggtcgccgccgtttccaccgtcttcgcgcgcgtgcgcgacagGCGGCGGGAACGCGAGGACCGCCGGGAGGTCCCCGGGTGTATAGACACCGTACTCCTCGAGCGAGTCTGAAAACAACATGCCATCGACGACTCCAAAAAGAAAGGAGGGGAGTGCAGGGCTGccgggcgcgaaggcgttGCGCGGGGCCTCGCGTCCTGACGCCGCATGCGggtcggcggccggcgccgcgaaacgccgctgctccgcggtgtacatacagctCGCCACGCGGACAAGCTTCCAGAGTTTCTCGACGAGAAGCAGCGTCTCCATTTCGTTCGGGTCGTCGGGTATCCACGtgccgggcgcggcggcggtctccGCCAGCTCCGCAGCGGGgtcgacgagagagagatctTCGTCTTTCAGAATCAGGTCCGCGCGCTGGACAATGGACAGCGGGATCGGTAttccgctgcgcgtcttctcctgctcgcctgcctccccctcctctctctcttcgccctccccAAACTCCAACttgggcgcgtcgcctgtcgctcgattcgccgcctcggcctctccctccgtGCTCCTGGTGCCATCTTCGGCCGGAAGAAGCTCCTCACGCCATTTGCCTCGCTTCAAGCGAACCAGCGTTTTGTTCAAcaacgcggcgagcgcaaCGGAGTTGAAGTGACTCAGCCAGTCAAGGATCTCGAGGTCGAGGGCGACCAGCACGAgtgtgcggcgccgggcgccccGCAGCGTGAGAAAGTTGTCCTGCGAGACCAGAGGCAGCACCGGACTTCGAAAGAACTCGAGgaacgccgccagcggcgacgcgggcgtccgcgggtcggcgcgcggcgcatctgcgctcgcctcgaaGGGCCCGGTGAAGAGCGGACTCAGCATCAACCCGACGTCGTCGAGCAAACCCAGAGACGACGAAACGCAAAAGTCCTCTTTGCGACCTGgatcttctgcgtcgctAGCGGCGGCGCACTGGCCGCCTTGCCCGCGATAATTACACAGACCTTCTtccccgcgctcgcccgaGCGCTTCAccagccgcgtgcgcgcctggTCGCGCCAGACCTCCTCCAGCACAACTTGCAGCGCGCTCAGCCGCCCAgcgtgcgtcttcgcctttccgcccccggcgcccgccgcgcctcttgTCTCTTCGGGCGCCTTGGGCTCCAGGTCCTCCGCCCCCGGCAGGTACAGTGTGGGCTGAAGCGCCACGACCGCCAGCGCGGGGTGCGTCGCATCCGCGGGAAAGGCctccggagacgcggcggccgcagtctccgcaggcgcgtctcccCCGCCCGCTCGGCCCCAGagggccttccgcgcgctcgccgtgcGGAAGGCATCggggagctgcagcgcgtccagcgcctggaggcagAGTCGCGGGTCGGTGGCTACTAGAAAGTGCCGATCtagcgcctcgcgtcgcg contains:
- a CDS encoding hypothetical protein (encoded by transcript BESB_002460); amino-acid sequence: MAGAFPLFVFALPFLSVCALRLAASSSSQTNYSPASSLSSQGFFPVVFAVAGAPPARRYAAAEADDGGGVLNLTPTGLQALYNISQEPEDTGERRPLLFLAFVASWCGHCRTLHAPFEDAAEAYRHRVRALRESRRNARVKFRLRAQQEEAEAERRAAQAEAALLALQTKASVTEVEIQQAERSALHTRQVAAALKRRVAEEEKRLVGEEEDAESVYPDVLFGRFDCSTSRETETICSSIFGIERYPSLLLLRALPNPEEGASLLASPRGGAEARDGAMRSAASPLIAQFPPRAPRTHAALVEFLFKATADAAGRRPMPAAPAAVERERDGNAFFPWLSARLAGEPVRLVSSEDELRLLTSPSASSDLRASTVSFVLCVDGARATLGTAAAAASAAAESPFFEGLHAALDVFTEHARREALDRHFLVATDPRLCLQALDALQLPDAFRTASARKALWGRAGGGDAPAETAAAASPEAFPADATHPALAVVALQPTLYLPGAEDLEPKAPEETRGAAGAGGGKAKTHAGRLSALQVVLEEVWRDQARTRLVKRSGERGEEGLCNYRGQGGQCAAASDAEDPGRKEDFCVSSSLGLLDDVGLMLSPLFTGPFEASADAPRADPRTPASPLAAFLEFFRSPVLPLVSQDNFLTLRGARRRTLVLVALDLEILDWLSHFNSVALAALLNKTLVRLKRGKWREELLPAEDGTRSTEGEAEAANRATGDAPKLEFGEGEEREEGEAGEQEKTRSGIPIPLSIVQRADLILKDEDLSLVDPAAELAETAAAPGTWIPDDPNEMETLLLVEKLWKLVRVASCMYTAEQRRFAAPAADPHAASGREAPRNAFAPGSPALPSFLFGVVDGMLFSDSLEEYGVYTPGDLPAVLAFPPPVAHAREDGGNGGDPESGEFTTYVYRDKARLTLDSLFLGLSLLESGQLTPQVEGAAEDEARPPVFRAGLKVWRRLKVWFRELHRDASQSWPAFIRIVFGFCAFMLLLLFTMVLFISTLCCDGPNDEEQDDDLSSEEEEEVDAELSTDEDGDPERMPTIEEVKRRAERMLRKRR